Proteins encoded by one window of Filimonas effusa:
- a CDS encoding YybH family protein, which translates to MRTLLAFAFMLVVVAGKAQEKDELKIRALLTGQTGAWNRGDLEAFMIPYWHSDSLLFIGKSGVNRGWDKTLASYKKGYPDTTAMGKLQFDILEVRRLSDKNFFVVGKWHLERTIGNLEGHFTLLWRKIKGQWCIVADHSS; encoded by the coding sequence ATGAGAACATTACTTGCATTTGCATTTATGCTGGTGGTTGTTGCCGGCAAAGCACAGGAAAAGGATGAGCTGAAGATACGCGCTTTGCTTACCGGGCAGACCGGCGCCTGGAATCGTGGCGACCTGGAAGCATTTATGATTCCTTACTGGCATAGCGACAGCCTGCTTTTCATTGGTAAATCGGGAGTGAACCGGGGATGGGATAAAACGCTCGCCAGCTATAAAAAGGGGTACCCGGATACTACTGCTATGGGGAAGCTGCAATTCGATATACTGGAGGTGCGCCGTCTTTCCGATAAAAACTTTTTTGTCGTTGGCAAATGGCATCTTGAAAGAACGATTGGCAACCTGGAAGGTCATTTTACGCTTCTCTGGCGTAAAATAAAGGGGCAATGGTGTATTGTCGCCGATCACAGCAGTTAA
- a CDS encoding glycoside hydrolase family 25 protein has translation MANKPIVKNRRTWRHLTSQLLLATLLCGGGWYLLQEWLAEQEGFEHYTGFNINIPRGYKLHGIDVSKHQGTIKWPAVKNMQDKDVRIGFAFIKATEGLGNVDRQFRRNWAKAKDAGIPRGAYHFFIATKSGRAQALNFINTVQLAPGDLPPVLDVEQLYRSKPAQMRKEVKAWLQMVEDAYGVKPILYSYVDFYDKYLGSEFNSYPLWVAHYMQPERPRITRNWLFWQHSETGFVNGIRTNVDFNVFNGDTTAFRKLLIK, from the coding sequence ATGGCAAATAAACCCATCGTCAAAAACCGCCGCACCTGGCGCCACCTCACTTCGCAGTTACTACTTGCTACCCTGCTATGCGGCGGGGGCTGGTACCTGCTGCAGGAATGGCTCGCCGAACAGGAAGGTTTTGAACACTATACCGGGTTTAATATCAACATCCCACGCGGCTACAAGCTGCATGGCATAGATGTAAGCAAACACCAGGGAACCATTAAATGGCCCGCCGTAAAAAACATGCAGGACAAAGACGTCCGCATCGGGTTTGCCTTTATAAAAGCTACTGAAGGATTGGGCAATGTAGACAGGCAGTTCCGCCGCAACTGGGCCAAAGCTAAAGACGCCGGCATCCCTCGTGGCGCCTATCACTTTTTCATCGCCACCAAAAGCGGACGCGCACAGGCGCTCAACTTCATCAATACTGTACAGCTGGCCCCCGGAGACCTCCCCCCCGTGCTGGACGTAGAACAACTCTACCGCTCCAAACCCGCCCAAATGCGTAAAGAAGTAAAAGCCTGGCTCCAAATGGTAGAAGACGCCTATGGCGTAAAACCAATCCTGTATTCCTATGTCGATTTCTACGATAAATACCTCGGTTCCGAGTTCAACAGCTACCCGCTATGGGTGGCGCATTATATGCAACCCGAACGCCCGCGCATAACACGCAACTGGCTCTTCTGGCAACACAGCGAAACCGGCTTCGTCAACGGCATCAGGACAAATGTCGACTTCAACGTCTTTAACGGCGATACCACCGCATTCAGAAAACTACTGATCAAATAA
- a CDS encoding ComEC/Rec2 family competence protein, which produces MLSLYRKTPFLRLLLALIGGISCYHYLRPSLLHLSVVSAILLVLLLIWHLLPLAYRYLLRWCQGVVLLLLVATGGAAIMYKADVRNRKLWYGHWYRPGIPVAAVINERPEEKVRSRKAVATVTALFLDGRWKPAEGEIILYAGRPKALAGAGRIERDSAGASAALLLYGSRIVFSLPLQPISSNGNPGQFNYASWCGLHHWHHQVYLPPGSFLMLPEQPGYDVRAALYDSRAWVTHVLYSYIKQPEAAAIAVALLIGDRTALDKELLAAYSRTGVVHIIAISGLHLGLIYGMLVFVLTCGGRFPLQGWWRPLLMLAVLWAFTLLAGAQASVLRSAVMFSFITVGQVIGRRHQLANNLAASAFCLLVYDPYMLWDVGFQLSYAAVGGIALLYKAVYRWPGFENRLVLYLWQMIALSVSAQVFTFPVLLYHFHQFPHLFLISNLVAVPLSALVLYLEILLVAVAWWPGFARMVGLAVETGIRWMNDFIRYMDHIPFALTKAVQLGPLQLILLYLFIGCCLWAWRKGDRRGHRLLPAFVVAVLLVLAQVCSLVRASRQCRIVVYQVPGKTVAGFIHGRTEYLLGEGPVLASQTFWRIRRTVFLPVQQPFTVVTFGGKRLANIKPGWFPAAQMKAQPVDILLLTGPPEMPLTRLCALFPGAQLVFDGSNPLWKIEKWKKQCDSLHLRFHSVATSGAFVMEL; this is translated from the coding sequence ATGCTAAGCCTTTACAGGAAAACACCGTTTCTGCGATTATTGCTGGCGCTTATTGGCGGCATCAGCTGTTATCATTACCTGCGGCCTTCACTGCTTCATTTATCTGTTGTTTCTGCTATTCTTTTGGTGTTGCTGCTGATATGGCACCTGCTGCCATTAGCTTACCGGTATCTGCTGCGCTGGTGTCAGGGGGTAGTGCTTTTGTTATTGGTGGCAACGGGTGGAGCGGCTATTATGTACAAGGCCGATGTGCGTAACCGGAAGCTGTGGTACGGGCACTGGTATAGGCCTGGCATACCGGTAGCGGCTGTGATCAACGAGCGGCCGGAGGAGAAAGTGCGTTCCCGAAAAGCTGTTGCTACTGTTACCGCTTTGTTCCTGGACGGGCGCTGGAAGCCGGCAGAAGGGGAGATCATATTGTACGCGGGGCGGCCAAAAGCGCTGGCCGGCGCTGGCCGGATTGAGAGAGACAGTGCAGGTGCAAGTGCTGCTTTGTTGTTATATGGCAGTCGTATTGTATTTAGTTTACCATTGCAGCCTATCAGCAGCAATGGTAACCCGGGGCAGTTCAACTATGCTTCGTGGTGTGGTTTGCATCATTGGCATCACCAGGTTTATTTGCCGCCGGGGAGTTTCCTGATGTTGCCGGAGCAACCGGGGTATGATGTGCGGGCGGCCTTATATGATTCAAGGGCCTGGGTGACCCATGTGCTGTACAGCTATATAAAACAGCCTGAAGCAGCGGCTATAGCGGTGGCGTTGCTTATTGGCGATCGCACTGCTCTCGATAAAGAGCTGCTGGCGGCGTATAGTCGTACGGGAGTGGTGCACATTATTGCGATCAGCGGCCTGCACCTGGGTTTGATCTATGGAATGCTGGTGTTCGTGTTAACCTGTGGAGGGCGTTTTCCACTCCAGGGGTGGTGGCGGCCGTTGCTGATGCTGGCTGTTCTTTGGGCATTTACGCTGCTTGCCGGCGCGCAGGCTTCTGTGTTGCGCAGCGCGGTTATGTTTTCTTTTATTACTGTGGGTCAGGTCATTGGCAGGCGGCATCAGCTGGCTAATAACCTTGCGGCGTCTGCTTTCTGCCTGTTGGTATATGATCCGTATATGTTGTGGGACGTTGGGTTTCAGCTGTCGTATGCTGCGGTTGGTGGCATTGCCCTTTTGTATAAAGCGGTTTATCGCTGGCCGGGGTTTGAGAACAGGCTGGTGTTGTATCTCTGGCAGATGATAGCGCTGAGCGTTTCGGCGCAGGTGTTCACTTTTCCTGTTTTGTTATATCATTTTCACCAGTTCCCGCACCTATTCCTGATAAGCAACCTGGTGGCTGTGCCGTTGTCGGCGCTGGTGCTTTACCTGGAGATCTTACTGGTGGCTGTTGCTTGGTGGCCGGGGTTTGCCAGGATGGTTGGGCTGGCGGTGGAAACGGGGATCAGGTGGATGAATGATTTTATCCGTTATATGGATCATATTCCTTTTGCGCTTACGAAGGCGGTACAGCTGGGTCCTTTGCAGTTGATACTGCTTTATCTTTTTATTGGCTGCTGCCTTTGGGCGTGGCGTAAAGGCGACAGGAGAGGGCATCGCCTGCTGCCGGCTTTTGTGGTTGCAGTGTTATTGGTGCTGGCCCAGGTGTGCAGCCTGGTACGGGCCAGCCGGCAATGCAGGATTGTGGTGTACCAGGTGCCGGGGAAAACGGTGGCGGGCTTTATTCACGGGAGAACAGAATACCTGCTGGGTGAGGGGCCGGTGTTGGCTTCGCAGACCTTCTGGCGCATCCGGAGGACCGTATTTTTGCCGGTGCAGCAGCCATTTACAGTGGTGACGTTTGGCGGCAAACGGCTGGCCAATATAAAACCGGGCTGGTTTCCGGCGGCGCAAATGAAGGCGCAGCCGGTGGATATCTTACTTTTAACGGGGCCGCCGGAGATGCCGCTAACGCGGCTGTGTGCTTTGTTTCCGGGCGCTCAGCTGGTTTTTGACGGCAGCAATCCCCTGTGGAAAATAGAAAAATGGAAAAAACAATGCGACAGCCTACATTTGCGCTTCCATTCCGTTGCCACTTCAGGGGCGTTTGTAATGGAGTTGTAA
- a CDS encoding DegT/DnrJ/EryC1/StrS family aminotransferase → MPGFELFGEEEKKEVNDVMSTGIIMRYGFDGARKGNWKAVALEKAICETFGSKYAQLTSSGTSALTTAMASLGIGAGDEIIMPAFTFVASFEAVLSTGAVPVLVDVDESLTLNPEAVRKAITPKTKCVMPVHMCGSMAWLDELQQICKAHKLILLEDACQSIGATYKGKYVGTIGDAGTFSFDFVKTITCGEGGVVMTNSEAVYTNSDGYSDHGHDHKGGADRGADQHPFLGYNYRISELHAAVGLAQIGKVHQFLAIQKKNHGLLKGILSQVPEVSFRTIPDPEGDSCSQLSWFLPSQDIARAVITELKAQGIAAGNFYWFDNNWHYIRKWDHLKEVKSLHALSAAQTEALVKLKTQDFSASDAVIGRCISTGISLLWTEEQIKEKGEKLVAVIQKVLREQTVSA, encoded by the coding sequence ATGCCAGGATTTGAATTATTCGGCGAGGAAGAAAAAAAGGAAGTCAACGACGTCATGTCAACCGGTATCATTATGCGTTATGGTTTTGACGGTGCGCGTAAAGGTAACTGGAAAGCGGTAGCGCTTGAGAAAGCTATTTGTGAAACATTCGGCAGCAAGTATGCGCAGCTTACTTCGAGCGGCACCTCTGCATTAACTACTGCCATGGCTTCATTGGGTATTGGTGCAGGTGATGAGATCATCATGCCGGCATTCACTTTTGTGGCCAGCTTTGAAGCGGTATTGAGCACAGGCGCTGTGCCCGTACTGGTAGATGTTGACGAATCCCTTACTTTAAATCCTGAGGCTGTGCGTAAGGCTATCACGCCTAAAACCAAGTGTGTGATGCCGGTGCATATGTGCGGCAGCATGGCATGGCTGGATGAACTGCAGCAGATCTGTAAAGCGCATAAGCTTATCCTGCTCGAAGATGCCTGTCAGAGCATTGGCGCTACTTATAAAGGAAAATATGTAGGCACTATTGGTGATGCGGGTACTTTCTCTTTTGATTTTGTAAAAACCATTACCTGTGGTGAAGGCGGTGTGGTGATGACCAATAGCGAAGCGGTTTATACCAACAGTGACGGTTATTCCGATCATGGGCATGATCATAAAGGCGGTGCCGACAGGGGAGCAGACCAGCATCCTTTCCTCGGGTACAATTACCGTATTTCTGAATTGCATGCTGCTGTTGGTTTAGCGCAGATCGGGAAGGTGCATCAATTCCTGGCCATCCAGAAGAAAAATCATGGTTTACTGAAAGGAATTCTTTCACAGGTGCCTGAGGTTTCGTTCAGGACCATTCCTGATCCTGAAGGGGACAGCTGCTCGCAGTTAAGCTGGTTCCTGCCTTCCCAGGATATTGCCCGCGCGGTGATCACTGAATTAAAGGCGCAGGGTATTGCAGCGGGTAACTTTTACTGGTTTGATAACAACTGGCATTATATCCGCAAATGGGATCACCTGAAGGAAGTAAAGTCGCTTCATGCTTTATCAGCTGCACAAACCGAGGCGCTGGTTAAGTTAAAGACCCAGGATTTCTCTGCAAGTGACGCCGTTATTGGCCGCTGTATTTCAACCGGCATCAGCCTGTTGTGGACAGAGGAACAGATCAAAGAGAAAGGTGAAAAGCTGGTGGCTGTGATCCAAAAAGTATTACGCGAACAAACTGTTTCAGCATAA
- the purH gene encoding bifunctional phosphoribosylaminoimidazolecarboxamide formyltransferase/IMP cyclohydrolase, protein MQKKIQSALISVFYKDGLEPIVKELHRLGITIYTTGGTQKFIEDLGLPCVAVESLTTYPSILGGRVKTLHPSIFGGILGRRFEAQDLAEMKQYNIPEIDLVIVDLYPFEETLRNTSEEKAIIEKIDIGGPSMIRAAAKNFRDLVVIAAKDDYGELEQLLKEQEGTTTIEQRKAFAAKAFEVVMHYDIAISNYFNPATAIQTVQQKSQQSLRYGENPHQSATFYGDLTVLFSQLNGKELSYNNLVDVDAAIQLIQEFSDADATVFGIIKHTNVCGIAARATVKEAWDAALAGDPESAFGGVLVTNATVNKATAEAINEIFFEVLIAPAFDADALDILKSKKNRILLQLTGAKATQASQYKSLLNGTLVQGADEGNYKDWNEVGARPCTDAEKANLAFANIVCKHLKSNAIALIKDRQLVGKGCGQTSRIDALRHAIEKAKQFNFELKGAVLASDAFFPFNDCVQIAHAEGIEAFIQPGGSIRDKDSIEYCVNHGLAMVMTNMRHFRH, encoded by the coding sequence ATGCAAAAGAAAATCCAGTCTGCTTTAATCTCTGTTTTTTACAAAGACGGACTTGAGCCCATTGTGAAAGAACTTCACCGCCTTGGCATCACTATCTATACTACCGGCGGCACCCAGAAATTTATTGAAGACCTCGGACTGCCGTGTGTGGCGGTGGAAAGCCTTACTACCTATCCGTCGATTCTTGGCGGAAGGGTTAAAACTTTACATCCTTCGATCTTTGGTGGTATCCTGGGCAGGCGTTTTGAGGCGCAGGATCTGGCTGAGATGAAGCAATACAATATTCCTGAAATTGACCTGGTGATAGTAGACCTCTATCCTTTCGAGGAGACGCTGCGTAATACCAGTGAAGAGAAAGCGATCATCGAGAAGATCGATATTGGCGGTCCTTCTATGATAAGGGCTGCAGCGAAGAATTTCCGCGACCTGGTTGTTATTGCAGCCAAGGACGATTATGGAGAGCTTGAGCAACTGTTGAAAGAGCAGGAAGGCACTACTACCATCGAGCAGCGCAAGGCCTTTGCTGCCAAAGCTTTTGAGGTGGTGATGCATTATGATATAGCTATCAGCAACTATTTTAACCCGGCTACTGCTATTCAAACGGTACAGCAGAAAAGCCAGCAGTCGCTGCGTTACGGTGAGAACCCGCATCAGTCTGCTACTTTCTATGGTGATCTTACTGTTTTATTCAGCCAGTTGAACGGGAAGGAGCTTTCTTATAACAACCTGGTTGACGTAGATGCTGCCATTCAGCTGATCCAGGAGTTCAGTGATGCCGATGCTACTGTTTTCGGTATCATTAAACACACCAATGTTTGTGGTATTGCTGCCCGTGCTACTGTAAAAGAGGCCTGGGATGCTGCTTTGGCGGGTGATCCTGAAAGTGCGTTTGGCGGTGTGCTGGTAACCAATGCTACGGTTAACAAGGCTACAGCAGAGGCCATCAATGAAATTTTCTTTGAAGTGCTTATTGCGCCTGCGTTCGATGCTGATGCGCTGGACATCCTGAAAAGCAAAAAGAACAGGATATTGTTGCAGCTTACCGGTGCAAAGGCTACACAGGCTTCTCAATATAAGTCACTGCTGAATGGTACACTTGTTCAGGGTGCTGATGAAGGCAATTACAAAGACTGGAATGAAGTAGGCGCCCGCCCTTGTACCGATGCGGAAAAAGCCAACCTGGCTTTTGCGAACATCGTTTGCAAGCACCTGAAAAGCAATGCTATTGCTTTGATAAAAGACAGGCAGCTGGTAGGTAAAGGTTGTGGTCAGACCAGCCGTATCGATGCGCTGCGTCATGCTATTGAAAAAGCGAAACAATTCAATTTTGAACTGAAAGGCGCTGTGCTGGCATCTGATGCTTTCTTCCCCTTTAATGATTGTGTTCAGATCGCGCATGCTGAAGGTATTGAAGCATTTATTCAGCCTGGTGGTTCTATCCGCGACAAAGACAGTATTGAATATTGTGTAAATCATGGCCTTGCGATGGTTATGACCAATATGAGGCATTTCAGGCACTAA
- a CDS encoding MarR family winged helix-turn-helix transcriptional regulator, giving the protein MSIDRAINQSKFRNEYQKVMINIIFSSNWITEKQKRFLDPEDITPQQYNILRILRGSAKPLSTLQIRERMLDKMSDTSRIVDRLLLKELVEKQPCKTDKRLVDITISEKGVAVLDRLDVRNHELDKMVSQALTPEEASTLNSLLDKMRNE; this is encoded by the coding sequence ATGAGCATCGACAGAGCTATAAACCAATCCAAATTCCGTAATGAATACCAGAAGGTAATGATCAATATTATCTTCTCTTCAAATTGGATCACTGAAAAACAAAAACGTTTTCTCGACCCGGAAGATATTACTCCTCAGCAATATAATATCCTGCGCATTTTACGTGGCAGTGCGAAGCCGCTCAGTACCTTACAGATCCGCGAGCGTATGCTTGACAAGATGAGCGATACCAGCAGGATTGTAGACAGGCTGCTTTTAAAAGAGCTTGTTGAAAAACAGCCTTGCAAAACCGATAAGCGGCTGGTGGATATTACCATTAGTGAGAAGGGGGTTGCTGTTTTAGACAGGCTTGATGTGCGTAACCATGAGCTGGATAAAATGGTGTCGCAGGCGCTCACTCCCGAGGAAGCATCTACTTTAAACAGTTTATTAGATAAAATGCGTAACGAATAG
- a CDS encoding serine hydrolase domain-containing protein: MKYILFTILCLTACVCRSQEAQGTDTVSGMMPVADILVKQKMAALHIPGFEAAAIDGGKIIWTGYYGYQDLKMKKKVTDKTIFEAASVSKTLTAAAMMQLYADGRFKLEDDVNKYLDFKLVNPHFPLAAITFGQLLKHTSSIDDNADYLGQFWDANHGDPVIPLGTFIREYFSFQGKHYDQEKNFYNYPPGSKAAYSNMGIALLGYLAERITGTSFERYCKSKLFRPLEMNCTGWFLREIDSLTLAMPYSYSDSLKQNQPWGYGGFPDYPAGGLHTNVQELAHFLIAWTQQGKWGNVQVFDSKAIQTLTPDDFLPAFYTWSKYTTGHGAVLYMHTGKANGVSSFISYNPVDKKGLIFICNGDINTASDWKALIDGLYGNIFKE, translated from the coding sequence ATGAAATACATTCTTTTTACCATTCTATGTTTAACTGCCTGTGTTTGCAGGTCGCAGGAGGCACAGGGAACAGATACTGTATCCGGCATGATGCCGGTAGCAGATATATTGGTGAAGCAAAAAATGGCAGCCTTGCATATTCCTGGTTTTGAGGCAGCTGCTATTGACGGCGGTAAAATTATATGGACCGGATACTATGGTTATCAGGACCTGAAGATGAAAAAGAAGGTAACAGATAAAACCATTTTTGAAGCTGCTTCTGTTTCTAAAACACTCACTGCGGCGGCGATGATGCAGCTTTATGCCGATGGCAGGTTTAAGCTGGAGGATGATGTGAACAAGTATCTCGATTTCAAACTGGTTAACCCGCATTTTCCGCTGGCGGCTATTACATTCGGGCAGTTGTTGAAACATACCTCCTCCATTGATGATAATGCAGATTATCTGGGCCAGTTCTGGGATGCCAATCATGGTGATCCTGTGATTCCATTGGGGACTTTTATCAGGGAATACTTTTCGTTCCAGGGGAAACATTACGATCAGGAGAAGAACTTTTATAACTATCCACCGGGTTCAAAGGCTGCTTATTCCAATATGGGGATAGCCTTGCTGGGGTACCTGGCGGAACGTATTACGGGGACGTCTTTTGAAAGATATTGCAAGTCAAAACTATTTCGGCCGCTTGAGATGAATTGCACGGGATGGTTTCTGCGTGAAATAGATTCGTTGACGTTGGCTATGCCTTACAGTTATTCTGATTCGCTGAAGCAAAACCAGCCATGGGGGTATGGTGGTTTTCCCGATTATCCTGCCGGTGGCCTGCATACCAATGTGCAGGAGCTTGCTCATTTTCTGATAGCATGGACACAACAGGGGAAATGGGGTAATGTGCAGGTTTTTGACAGCAAGGCTATACAAACGCTGACGCCGGATGATTTTCTGCCGGCGTTTTATACCTGGTCGAAGTACACAACGGGGCATGGAGCGGTATTGTATATGCATACGGGGAAAGCAAACGGCGTCTCGTCTTTTATTTCCTATAATCCTGTTGATAAGAAAGGGCTGATCTTTATATGCAATGGCGATATCAATACTGCTAGCGACTGGAAGGCGCTCATCGATGGATTGTATGGCAATATCTTTAAAGAGTAG
- a CDS encoding glycoside hydrolase family 10 protein — protein sequence MRRICIGWLAGLMALMVGTARAQYSPKYEFRAVWVATVENIDWPSRKGLSVEQQKAEFIRMLEMHQRNGMNAIIMQVRPAADAFYPSALEPWSEYLNGRQGLAPEPFYDPLQFMIEETHKRGMEFHAWLNPYRAVFHVGKSSVAQNHITRRHPEWFLTYGNIRYFDPGRPEVMEHVAGVVRDLVMRYDLDAVHMDDYFYPYRITGKEFPDNESFRKYGRGMSKNDWRRSNCDSIIKLLHHTIQEANPRVKFGISPFGVWRNKSQDPEGSDTRAGTTNYDDLYADILLWMKEEWIDYVVPQLYWEIDHKLCDFETLVSWWSDHAYGTQVYIGHGIYRAGTNTAWRNRRQIPEQIEILRQYENVQGSAYFSSKTFETNPNGWNDSLQSRYYKYPALIPPMPWIDSIPPGKPMIVNARESERQYAANPFLKIDAELKNPGKPVKGIVVYFTNTPAVLGKQPRQVIVTSQEGKFSFNIFNNDLPYDWKNCYVAITTLDKNNNESALSNVVEFIKTEKGWVIPK from the coding sequence ATGAGGCGGATCTGCATTGGATGGCTTGCCGGTTTAATGGCTTTGATGGTAGGAACTGCGCGGGCGCAGTATTCACCCAAGTATGAGTTTCGTGCCGTATGGGTGGCCACGGTAGAAAATATCGACTGGCCCAGCCGTAAGGGGCTGAGTGTGGAACAGCAGAAGGCTGAGTTCATACGTATGCTGGAGATGCACCAGCGTAATGGTATGAACGCTATCATCATGCAGGTACGTCCTGCTGCCGATGCTTTTTATCCCTCTGCGCTGGAGCCCTGGAGTGAATATCTGAATGGCAGGCAGGGGCTGGCTCCTGAGCCTTTTTATGATCCGCTGCAGTTCATGATCGAGGAAACGCATAAGCGTGGTATGGAATTTCATGCCTGGCTTAATCCTTACCGTGCGGTATTTCATGTAGGCAAATCTTCTGTTGCTCAAAATCATATTACCCGCCGTCATCCTGAATGGTTCCTTACCTATGGCAATATCCGTTATTTTGATCCGGGGCGTCCGGAAGTGATGGAGCATGTAGCGGGTGTGGTACGCGACCTGGTGATGCGTTATGATCTCGATGCGGTTCATATGGATGACTATTTCTATCCCTATCGTATTACGGGCAAAGAGTTTCCCGATAATGAAAGCTTCCGGAAATATGGCCGTGGGATGAGTAAAAACGACTGGCGGCGCAGCAACTGCGACAGCATCATCAAGTTATTGCATCATACTATACAGGAGGCCAATCCGCGTGTTAAGTTCGGTATCAGTCCCTTTGGCGTGTGGCGTAACAAAAGCCAGGATCCTGAAGGCAGCGATACGCGTGCGGGCACTACCAACTATGACGATCTTTATGCGGATATCCTGCTTTGGATGAAAGAAGAGTGGATTGACTATGTAGTACCGCAGTTATACTGGGAAATTGACCATAAACTCTGTGATTTTGAAACGCTGGTAAGCTGGTGGTCCGATCATGCCTATGGCACGCAGGTATATATAGGCCATGGTATTTACCGTGCCGGAACCAATACGGCCTGGCGCAACCGTCGCCAGATACCGGAGCAGATAGAGATACTCCGCCAGTATGAGAATGTGCAGGGCAGCGCTTATTTCAGCAGTAAAACATTTGAAACCAATCCCAACGGCTGGAATGACAGTTTACAGAGCAGGTATTACAAATACCCGGCGCTTATTCCGCCAATGCCCTGGATAGACAGTATTCCGCCGGGCAAACCTATGATCGTGAATGCTAGGGAAAGTGAGCGCCAGTATGCGGCAAACCCGTTCCTGAAGATCGACGCCGAATTGAAGAACCCGGGTAAGCCTGTTAAGGGGATCGTTGTATATTTTACCAATACGCCTGCGGTACTTGGCAAGCAGCCCAGGCAGGTGATCGTTACCAGCCAGGAGGGCAAATTCTCGTTCAATATCTTCAATAACGACCTTCCTTACGACTGGAAAAACTGTTATGTGGCCATTACCACGCTCGACAAGAATAATAACGAGAGTGCGCTTAGCAATGTGGTGGAGTTCATTAAAACCGAGAAAGGCTGGGTAATCCCGAAATAG
- a CDS encoding radical SAM/SPASM domain-containing protein: protein MAYFNFNDSVNLVSKLTPRRIWNALKVLSSYQLSKLRNKPIQWGYPISISFEPTTSCNLRCPECPSGMRSFTRPTGMLKKDFFSTTIDEISRELLYLIFYFQGEPYLNPDFLEMVKYASSKGLYTATSTNAHYLTEERAKKTVESGLDRLIISIDGTTQDVYQQYRVGGKLDKVLEGARNIVKWKKELNSKKPFVFFQFLVVKPNEHQIEEIKQLAKEIGVDQVRFKTAQVYDYENDPHNLIPSIDKYSRYRRNKNGEMTIKSGLNNHCWKLWHANVITWDGLVVPCCFDKDAMHQLGNMRVESFKQAWNNENYRQFRRELMTSRRNIDICANCSEGLTVWEE, encoded by the coding sequence ATGGCGTATTTCAATTTCAATGATAGCGTTAACCTGGTGTCGAAGCTAACGCCCCGGCGCATATGGAACGCACTTAAGGTACTCTCCAGTTACCAGCTGAGCAAGCTGCGGAACAAACCTATACAGTGGGGGTATCCTATTTCCATTTCTTTTGAGCCCACCACATCGTGCAACCTGCGTTGCCCTGAATGTCCCAGTGGTATGCGTTCTTTTACCCGTCCTACGGGCATGCTCAAAAAGGATTTTTTCAGCACCACTATCGATGAGATCTCCAGGGAGCTGTTGTACCTGATCTTTTATTTCCAGGGGGAGCCTTATCTGAATCCTGATTTCCTGGAGATGGTGAAGTATGCCAGCAGTAAGGGGCTTTATACGGCTACTTCCACAAATGCGCATTACCTGACGGAGGAAAGGGCTAAGAAAACGGTGGAAAGCGGGTTAGACAGGCTGATCATTTCCATTGACGGCACTACCCAGGATGTGTACCAGCAGTACCGTGTGGGGGGTAAACTTGACAAAGTGCTTGAGGGCGCCCGCAATATTGTAAAGTGGAAGAAGGAGCTGAACAGCAAAAAGCCTTTTGTGTTCTTCCAGTTCCTGGTGGTGAAGCCCAATGAGCACCAGATAGAGGAGATTAAGCAGTTGGCCAAGGAGATAGGCGTGGACCAGGTGCGTTTTAAGACTGCGCAAGTGTATGATTATGAGAATGATCCGCATAATTTGATCCCTTCTATCGATAAATACAGCCGTTATCGCCGTAATAAAAACGGTGAAATGACCATCAAAAGCGGTTTGAACAACCATTGCTGGAAGCTTTGGCATGCCAATGTGATCACCTGGGACGGATTGGTAGTTCCGTGTTGTTTTGATAAGGATGCGATGCACCAGTTGGGGAATATGCGGGTTGAATCTTTTAAGCAGGCCTGGAATAATGAGAACTACCGGCAGTTCAGGCGTGAATTAATGACAAGCAGAAGAAATATAGACATCTGTGCAAATTGCAGCGAAGGCTTGACGGTTTGGGAGGAATAA